Proteins from a single region of Nitrospiria bacterium:
- a CDS encoding HPF/RaiA family ribosome-associated protein: MKIPLQITVRNLSLSEAAEADIRRRVEKLESFCDKIVGCRVTMEVPHRHKHQGVLYNARIDITVPGKEIVVKREPHEDIYVSIRDAFNAARRQLQNYLRKKRGEVKVHEEVPIARVIKLFSEDGYGFLETPDGYEIYFHKNSVLNGGFENLNIGTEVRYSEEEGEKGTQASTVVPIKS; the protein is encoded by the coding sequence ATGAAAATTCCGTTGCAGATTACGGTTCGAAATCTTTCTCTTTCAGAAGCCGCCGAAGCTGACATTCGAAGAAGGGTGGAGAAGTTGGAGTCTTTTTGTGACAAAATCGTGGGGTGTCGCGTGACCATGGAAGTCCCTCACCGGCATAAGCACCAAGGGGTTCTTTATAATGCGCGAATCGATATTACCGTTCCGGGTAAAGAGATCGTAGTCAAGCGAGAACCCCACGAAGATATTTATGTTTCCATTCGGGATGCTTTTAATGCGGCACGGCGTCAGCTCCAAAATTATTTGCGCAAGAAAAGGGGGGAGGTTAAGGTCCATGAGGAGGTTCCCATTGCCCGCGTAATTAAGCTGTTTTCTGAGGATGGCTATGGTTTCTTAGAGACCCCCGATGGGTATGAGATTTATTTCCATAAAAACAGTGTTCTAAATGGTGGGTTTGAGAACTTGAATATTGGAACCGAAGTTCGATATTCCGAAGAAGAGGGTGAGAAAGGCACCCAGGCCAGTACGGTGGTTCCGATTAAATCCTAA
- a CDS encoding glutamate-cysteine ligase family protein, translating into MTKRTPLHLFDAIGIELEYMIVDTETLSVRPIADELLKQVGGGINMEVELGTIAWSNELALHVIELKTNGPTPTLAELGPVFHEHVQRINHLLAPMRANLLPTGMHPWMEPHQELQLWPHEDSVIYQTFNRIFNCKGHGWANLQSMHINLPFEGDEEFGRLHAAIRLILPILPAISASSPIADGKPTGFLDTRLQVYRHNAVAVPSVMGQVIPEKIFSRSEYEGKLLKNLYNDLAPLDPEGVLQYEWVNARGCIARFDRMAIEIRLIDVQECPQADIAVAAAAIEIIRALVEERWCGLETQKGWDEHELAGLLLDGIRYADDAVIDNRRYLEALGFKGGKKVKARELWEHLLEKLVFPISQFDEWKPILRVILQEGCLARRITKALDPQPSHDHLQQVYRRLGNCLAQGKLFRAEG; encoded by the coding sequence GTGACTAAGCGAACACCTCTTCATCTTTTTGATGCCATCGGTATTGAACTGGAATATATGATTGTGGATACGGAAACACTCTCGGTCCGTCCCATCGCAGACGAACTGCTGAAACAGGTCGGCGGGGGTATTAACATGGAAGTGGAACTCGGAACGATTGCCTGGTCCAACGAGCTGGCCCTTCACGTCATTGAACTTAAAACCAATGGCCCGACCCCTACCTTGGCGGAATTGGGTCCCGTTTTTCATGAACATGTTCAGAGAATCAATCACCTCCTTGCCCCCATGAGGGCCAACCTCCTTCCTACGGGGATGCATCCATGGATGGAACCCCACCAAGAGCTCCAACTCTGGCCACATGAAGATTCCGTTATTTACCAAACCTTCAACCGTATTTTTAACTGTAAAGGCCACGGATGGGCCAACCTCCAAAGCATGCATATTAATCTCCCTTTTGAAGGAGATGAGGAGTTTGGGCGACTTCACGCCGCGATTCGTTTGATCCTGCCGATCCTCCCGGCTATCTCTGCCAGTTCCCCTATTGCGGATGGAAAACCAACGGGGTTTCTGGACACAAGACTTCAGGTCTATCGGCACAATGCCGTTGCGGTTCCCTCTGTGATGGGACAGGTCATACCGGAAAAAATTTTTTCCCGCAGCGAATATGAAGGAAAACTCCTCAAAAACCTATACAACGATTTAGCCCCGCTCGATCCGGAGGGTGTGTTGCAATATGAATGGGTCAATGCCCGGGGATGCATCGCACGTTTCGACCGTATGGCCATCGAGATCCGTTTGATCGACGTTCAGGAATGCCCCCAGGCCGATATTGCGGTTGCAGCGGCAGCCATTGAGATTATTCGGGCCCTGGTAGAAGAGCGGTGGTGTGGTCTGGAAACTCAAAAAGGTTGGGACGAGCATGAATTGGCGGGCCTGCTTTTGGATGGCATTCGTTACGCGGATGATGCGGTGATTGACAACCGCCGTTACCTAGAAGCACTGGGGTTCAAAGGAGGGAAAAAAGTTAAAGCCCGGGAACTTTGGGAACATCTGTTGGAAAAGTTGGTCTTTCCTATTTCCCAATTTGACGAATGGAAACCGATTTTACGGGTAATTTTACAGGAGGGGTGTTTGGCGCGTCGGATAACAAAGGCCCTGGATCCACAACCGTCTCATGACCATCTGCAACAGGTTTATCGCCGTTTGGGGAACTGTTTGGCTCAAGGAAAATTGTTTCGGGCTGAAGGATGA
- a CDS encoding YbaK/EbsC family protein → MLKKLEGLLDQNQIKYQSLTHSLAYTAQEIAALQHVPGKQMAKVVMVKKNGVPVMTVLPAPFRIDFSLLEKALGEKVEMETEREFADLFPGCEVGAEPPFGNLFNVEEMVDSTLAENEDIVFNAGNHRETVRMKYKDFERLVHPKVGAFAKPTH, encoded by the coding sequence ATGCTTAAAAAGTTAGAAGGGCTTTTGGATCAAAATCAAATTAAGTATCAATCCCTGACCCACTCACTGGCTTATACGGCCCAGGAAATTGCCGCTCTTCAGCATGTACCAGGGAAGCAAATGGCAAAAGTGGTAATGGTGAAGAAAAACGGTGTTCCCGTGATGACCGTTTTGCCGGCGCCTTTTCGTATTGATTTTTCCCTTTTGGAGAAAGCCTTGGGGGAAAAAGTGGAAATGGAGACCGAGCGTGAATTTGCCGACCTGTTTCCAGGGTGTGAGGTTGGAGCAGAGCCTCCCTTTGGAAATCTCTTTAATGTTGAAGAAATGGTCGATTCTACCTTGGCTGAGAACGAAGATATTGTTTTCAATGCGGGAAACCATCGGGAAACTGTCCGGATGAAGTATAAGGATTTTGAACGGCTTGTTCATCCGAAAGTTGGTGCTTTTGCAAAACCAACGCATTAA
- a CDS encoding RimK family protein, translating to MNVLIIVENPKLWSLKIPGTEVVQARNYLTDRRFVNLKRARVFNLCRTYGYQTVGYYVSLLAAARGHKPLPSVTTIQDLRLSPLVRIVSEDLEDRLQKVLAPIKSKRFELSIYFGRNMAKRYDRLCQTLFNHFSAPLLRAEFVRVDQWRLNSLRPIAVGDVPESHREFLIGQAQRFFARPVLSDRKRPRYDMAILFDPEEIDSPSDDRAIKRFIRAAKKFNMSVSIIGKEDFGRIPEFDALFIRQTTYVNHFTYRFASRAEAEGLVVIDDPESIVRCTNKVYQAELFDRNEIPCPRTLVVHWDIVHDVGKHLGFPCVLKRPDSSFSAGVVKAKDQNELNQKLETFFEKSELVVAQEYAPSTFDWRVGVLDGKPLYLSKYYMASGHWQIQKTYDSTVRRHGRVETLAVEDGPPELVKLGVRAANLIGRGLYGVDIKEVNGRYLVMEVNDNPSIDAGYEDAVLKEELYMAIMRTFYERLTHNEDRKRNRD from the coding sequence ATGAATGTACTCATCATTGTTGAAAACCCAAAACTTTGGTCTCTGAAGATCCCCGGAACGGAGGTCGTGCAAGCCCGGAATTACCTGACCGACCGTCGATTCGTTAATCTCAAAAGGGCAAGGGTTTTTAATCTTTGCCGGACCTACGGGTACCAAACCGTCGGCTACTATGTTTCACTGCTGGCGGCTGCCCGGGGCCACAAACCGCTTCCCTCTGTGACTACCATTCAGGACCTTCGTCTATCTCCCTTGGTCCGGATTGTATCCGAAGACCTCGAAGATCGCCTTCAAAAAGTCCTTGCACCGATTAAATCGAAACGATTTGAACTCAGCATTTATTTTGGTCGTAATATGGCAAAAAGGTATGACCGTTTGTGTCAAACCCTTTTCAATCATTTTTCCGCCCCCCTTCTTCGGGCGGAGTTTGTCCGTGTAGATCAGTGGCGACTGAACAGCTTGAGGCCCATTGCAGTGGGAGATGTTCCTGAATCCCATCGGGAATTCCTGATTGGTCAAGCCCAACGTTTTTTTGCACGGCCTGTCCTATCGGATCGAAAACGACCCCGGTACGATATGGCCATCCTTTTCGATCCTGAAGAAATTGATTCCCCCTCAGATGACCGGGCCATTAAGCGGTTCATCCGGGCAGCAAAAAAGTTTAACATGAGCGTTTCCATTATCGGAAAGGAAGATTTCGGGCGAATTCCTGAATTTGATGCGCTTTTTATTCGCCAAACTACCTATGTCAACCATTTTACCTATCGGTTTGCAAGCCGCGCCGAGGCGGAAGGTTTGGTCGTCATCGATGATCCTGAATCGATTGTCCGCTGCACCAACAAGGTCTATCAGGCGGAACTTTTCGATCGAAACGAAATCCCTTGTCCTCGGACACTTGTGGTCCACTGGGATATCGTCCATGATGTGGGAAAACATCTGGGTTTTCCCTGCGTCCTGAAACGTCCGGACAGCTCCTTTTCCGCAGGGGTGGTAAAGGCCAAAGACCAAAATGAGCTCAATCAAAAACTTGAGACATTTTTTGAAAAATCGGAGCTGGTGGTGGCACAAGAATATGCCCCTTCAACGTTCGATTGGCGGGTCGGGGTGTTAGATGGAAAACCCCTTTATCTTTCCAAATATTACATGGCATCCGGACACTGGCAGATTCAAAAAACCTATGACTCCACCGTCCGTCGCCACGGCCGGGTAGAAACCCTGGCAGTGGAAGATGGCCCCCCGGAGTTGGTTAAACTCGGGGTGCGTGCGGCAAACCTGATCGGACGAGGCCTCTATGGGGTAGACATCAAAGAAGTGAATGGGAGGTACCTGGTCATGGAGGTAAACGACAATCCCAGTATTGATGCGGGATATGAAGATGCGGTGCTCAAAGAGGAACTCTATATGGCCATCATGCGGACCTTCTACGAACGGTTAACCCATAATGAAGACCGGAAAAGAAACCGTGACTAA
- a CDS encoding endonuclease/exonuclease/phosphatase family protein, producing MIGRIETFLNRIRRWLIRSEWIVRLLGLTKMVGEESKPGLVLVQIDGLSRPQLEKALQNGKMPFLESLIKKQGYILKSMYSGLPSNTPGFQGEFFYGIKGVVPAFSFKHKKTNELIRMFDPKAVSYIQGLMEKKGPGLLENGSAYLDLFSGGAHESHFCPATLGWNTLRNSHPLMLLIILITHFWSFARVGALLLLESVLSIGDFFRGLIAGQDLWKELKFVPTRVAICILLRELVTIGATFDTVRGLPIIHLNYLGYDEQAHRRGPSSAFAHWTLKGIDDAICRVWKSARNSPRRNYEIWIYSDHGQEWTIPFEVENGKSVQKAVQEVMDSRLDSDEGKTHNEGGIQLKRIEWLGGAWARWFAVKLGQFQEGDADTSLVTAMGPLGHVYPREHIRLGEQHKIAKQLVEEAKIPLVLVAGIEGIAHAWMKEGQFILPQDAKKVLGDDHPFLREVTEDLIRLCHHPDSGEFVISGWRKQGRPISFPSENGGHAGPGNQETFAFALIPPTSPVIQPERVFLRPMDLRKGVIIFLGRSSSEFKFPRQRQKKKPQKLIRLMTYNVHTCRGMDGRLLPDRIAKVIAQYDPDIVALQELDAGRLRTGEIDQAHTIAHALEMDFHFHPAIQLEEEQYGDAILTRFPMKLIRAKGLPGIQGNPLLEPRGALWVSISLDENSSPLQVINTHLGLVRRERLIQTEAILGPDWVGHPACTSPRILCGDFNALPGSPVWRKITENLSDAQTVLEGHQPKKTWFGRYPLGRIDHIFLDSSIMIRSAEVPRTELTRVASDHLPLIVDLELP from the coding sequence ATGATTGGAAGAATTGAAACCTTTCTCAATCGAATTAGAAGATGGTTGATCCGAAGTGAGTGGATCGTTCGTCTTCTAGGGTTAACGAAAATGGTTGGAGAAGAATCTAAACCTGGATTGGTTTTGGTCCAGATTGACGGTCTTTCTCGACCACAGCTAGAAAAAGCCCTTCAAAATGGAAAGATGCCTTTTTTAGAAAGTTTAATTAAAAAGCAAGGATATATCTTGAAATCAATGTATTCCGGGCTTCCCAGCAATACCCCAGGTTTTCAGGGTGAATTTTTCTATGGCATCAAGGGTGTGGTTCCTGCCTTTAGTTTTAAACATAAAAAGACCAACGAGTTAATTCGTATGTTTGATCCAAAAGCGGTTTCTTATATACAGGGCCTGATGGAAAAGAAGGGCCCTGGGTTATTAGAAAATGGGAGTGCTTATTTGGATCTTTTCTCGGGAGGAGCGCATGAAAGTCATTTTTGCCCTGCTACCTTGGGATGGAATACCCTTCGGAATAGCCATCCGTTGATGCTTCTGATTATCCTCATAACCCATTTTTGGAGTTTTGCTCGGGTGGGGGCGTTGCTTCTTCTGGAGTCTGTTTTGTCTATCGGGGATTTTTTTCGGGGGCTTATTGCAGGACAGGACCTTTGGAAGGAGCTTAAATTTGTTCCCACGCGTGTTGCTATCTGTATTTTGCTTCGTGAGCTTGTCACAATAGGTGCAACCTTTGACACCGTTAGGGGTTTACCGATCATTCACCTCAACTATTTGGGATACGATGAACAAGCCCATCGGAGGGGGCCTTCTTCAGCATTTGCCCATTGGACTTTAAAAGGAATTGATGATGCGATTTGTAGGGTTTGGAAATCTGCCCGAAATTCCCCAAGAAGGAATTATGAAATATGGATCTATTCGGATCACGGTCAGGAATGGACCATTCCATTCGAGGTTGAAAATGGAAAATCGGTCCAGAAAGCGGTGCAAGAGGTAATGGATAGTCGATTAGACTCAGATGAAGGGAAAACTCATAATGAGGGGGGAATTCAACTCAAACGGATAGAATGGTTGGGGGGCGCTTGGGCAAGATGGTTCGCTGTAAAGTTGGGGCAGTTTCAAGAGGGAGATGCTGATACCTCATTGGTCACTGCAATGGGTCCCCTAGGCCATGTTTATCCAAGAGAACATATCCGTTTGGGTGAGCAACATAAAATAGCAAAACAACTCGTGGAAGAGGCAAAAATTCCCTTGGTTTTGGTTGCGGGGATAGAGGGTATCGCCCATGCCTGGATGAAAGAGGGTCAATTTATTTTGCCCCAGGATGCAAAGAAGGTTTTAGGTGATGACCATCCTTTTTTGAGGGAGGTTACCGAAGATCTCATTCGACTGTGTCATCATCCCGATTCCGGAGAGTTTGTCATTTCCGGGTGGAGGAAACAGGGGAGGCCCATTAGTTTTCCTTCTGAAAATGGTGGTCATGCAGGTCCAGGGAATCAAGAAACATTTGCCTTTGCTCTAATACCCCCCACTTCTCCGGTTATTCAACCGGAACGGGTTTTTCTCCGTCCAATGGACTTACGAAAAGGGGTAATAATATTCTTGGGCCGTTCTTCATCCGAATTCAAATTTCCTCGACAGCGGCAAAAGAAAAAACCACAAAAATTGATCCGTTTAATGACCTATAATGTCCATACCTGCCGGGGAATGGATGGGAGGCTTTTGCCGGATCGTATTGCAAAAGTGATTGCGCAATACGATCCTGACATTGTTGCCCTCCAGGAGTTGGATGCGGGACGTCTCCGAACGGGGGAAATTGACCAAGCTCATACCATTGCTCACGCTTTGGAAATGGATTTTCATTTTCACCCCGCCATACAGCTTGAGGAAGAACAGTATGGAGATGCCATCTTAACCCGTTTTCCAATGAAATTAATTCGTGCAAAGGGCCTTCCGGGAATTCAGGGGAATCCACTTTTGGAGCCCCGGGGGGCCTTATGGGTTTCTATTTCATTGGATGAAAACAGTTCTCCTTTGCAGGTCATCAACACCCATTTGGGATTGGTTCGCCGGGAACGGCTTATCCAAACAGAAGCGATACTTGGGCCGGATTGGGTTGGTCATCCCGCCTGCACGTCTCCTAGGATCTTATGTGGGGATTTCAATGCCTTACCGGGTTCTCCGGTTTGGCGAAAAATCACGGAGAATCTTTCCGATGCTCAAACCGTTTTAGAGGGTCACCAACCCAAGAAAACCTGGTTCGGGCGTTACCCATTGGGCCGAATTGATCATATTTTTCTGGATTCATCTATAATGATACGGTCGGCCGAGGTTCCCAGAACGGAGTTAACCCGGGTGGCTTCTGATCATCTTCCACTCATTGTAGATTTGGAATTGCCATGA
- a CDS encoding universal stress protein — translation MSNIGNMLIPTDFSPQSQEAVDYGIQLANDLGSGIYLLHVYQEPLIVPSEPSVPMTPQVTEWLTDVQDQALKQLNVMAKEVESQVKKVKTVFKVGIPFFEIVKAAEEIPADLIVMGTHGRTGLAHFMTGSVTEMVVRKAPCPVLTVKPKGLKK, via the coding sequence ATGTCCAACATCGGGAATATGTTGATTCCAACTGATTTTTCACCTCAGTCTCAGGAAGCGGTGGATTATGGGATTCAATTAGCAAACGATTTGGGTTCGGGGATTTATTTGCTCCATGTTTACCAGGAACCTTTGATTGTTCCCTCTGAGCCTTCTGTCCCCATGACGCCCCAGGTGACCGAGTGGTTAACCGATGTTCAGGATCAGGCTTTGAAGCAATTGAACGTCATGGCAAAAGAAGTAGAATCCCAGGTGAAAAAGGTTAAGACCGTTTTTAAGGTGGGAATCCCTTTTTTCGAAATCGTCAAAGCCGCGGAGGAGATTCCCGCCGATCTGATTGTGATGGGAACCCATGGAAGAACGGGTTTGGCTCATTTTATGACGGGAAGCGTTACCGAAATGGTAGTGCGGAAAGCACCTTGCCCCGTTCTAACGGTTAAACCCAAAGGATTAAAGAAATAA
- a CDS encoding zinc ribbon domain-containing protein, whose product MPVYDYHCLECGDVFTVTLALSEKEQKGVRCPACQSNRAKQLIAPFSVKTSNKT is encoded by the coding sequence GTGCCAGTGTATGATTATCATTGTCTCGAATGCGGAGATGTTTTTACCGTGACCCTTGCACTGTCCGAGAAGGAGCAGAAAGGAGTAAGGTGCCCGGCATGCCAGAGCAATCGGGCCAAACAGCTTATTGCACCATTTTCGGTAAAGACTTCAAATAAAACCTGA
- a CDS encoding archease, whose protein sequence is MKNHWEHFPHEADMGVRGIGASKEEAFEEAAKALTSVITDLGTVCPKEMIHLSGEGPDDDLCLAEWLNQLIFEMATRKMLFSDFKLKMRGHRFEADIWGETINVEKHQPAVEVKGATFTALGVKQSSDGFWVAQCVVDV, encoded by the coding sequence ATGAAAAATCATTGGGAACATTTTCCCCATGAAGCGGACATGGGAGTCCGGGGGATCGGTGCTTCCAAGGAAGAAGCATTTGAAGAAGCCGCGAAAGCATTAACATCGGTGATCACCGATCTCGGTACAGTGTGCCCCAAGGAAATGATTCACCTCTCCGGGGAAGGACCCGATGATGATCTGTGTTTGGCGGAGTGGTTGAATCAACTCATATTTGAAATGGCTACCCGAAAAATGTTATTTAGTGATTTTAAATTAAAAATGCGGGGTCACAGGTTTGAGGCCGATATATGGGGAGAAACCATCAATGTTGAAAAACATCAACCCGCTGTGGAGGTCAAAGGAGCGACGTTTACCGCATTGGGGGTCAAGCAAAGTTCAGACGGGTTTTGGGTGGCCCAATGTGTGGTGGATGTTTGA
- a CDS encoding VTT domain-containing protein translates to MIKGSTEKINAFQERKGDLDGASVHKAILFVSFFFLMGIISIGYGLITFEPLREYIGNLGWKGVLLYIPLFVLGSFLFSSATALSVIAPALFGPWLGFAAILAGNMVAEASMFSVTRWAGSHWQIFKKVQVNIPKPLIQFAEGKGLLVVFYARLMLFPASVVNYSASLLPISFSESFFGTLLGIFPHCLATALSVGILRDAFLEGTLISFFRWEVGLMVLVYSVTFFAVYRIRKRMMA, encoded by the coding sequence ATGATCAAAGGTTCAACGGAAAAAATAAATGCTTTCCAGGAAAGGAAGGGAGATTTAGATGGAGCTTCTGTTCATAAAGCCATTCTTTTTGTTTCTTTTTTCTTTTTGATGGGTATCATATCGATCGGGTATGGGTTAATTACCTTTGAGCCTCTTCGGGAATATATCGGAAATTTGGGTTGGAAAGGGGTCTTGTTGTATATCCCTCTTTTTGTATTGGGGTCATTCTTATTTTCTTCCGCAACCGCTCTGTCCGTTATCGCTCCTGCTCTTTTCGGGCCATGGTTGGGTTTTGCAGCGATCTTGGCGGGAAATATGGTGGCCGAAGCGTCAATGTTTTCGGTTACCCGATGGGCAGGATCTCATTGGCAGATTTTCAAAAAGGTTCAGGTCAACATTCCAAAACCCCTCATACAATTTGCGGAGGGGAAAGGACTTTTGGTTGTCTTTTATGCTAGGCTGATGTTGTTTCCCGCATCGGTGGTGAACTATTCCGCCTCCTTATTGCCAATTTCTTTTTCAGAAAGTTTTTTTGGCACGCTTCTGGGCATTTTTCCCCATTGTTTGGCCACCGCACTTTCTGTGGGAATTCTTCGTGATGCTTTTTTGGAGGGGACCTTAATCTCCTTTTTTCGTTGGGAGGTAGGGCTTATGGTCTTGGTTTATTCGGTAACTTTTTTCGCCGTGTATCGGATTCGAAAGCGTATGATGGCTTGA
- a CDS encoding N-formylglutamate amidohydrolase, with protein MGVILTCEHGGNQLPAKYKGYFKTAKAQTSLETHRGYDPGALTVAKALATGFHFPLYANTVTRLLVDLNRSVGHPKLFSEFTRDLHPAERQQLLNSFYYPHRQKIEEKIETMIRRKGTTLHLAIHSFTPRFQGTIRTADIGLLYDPTRQIEKQICLRWKNILKVLTPTLRIRQNYPYRGNADGLTTGLRRLFPEHNYLGIEIEMNQALLAPSLSARKKMASLLYRSFRLLKVCP; from the coding sequence ATGGGCGTGATTCTCACCTGTGAACATGGCGGAAACCAACTACCCGCGAAGTACAAAGGATATTTTAAAACCGCAAAGGCGCAAACCAGTCTTGAAACCCATAGGGGCTATGATCCCGGGGCCCTTACGGTAGCTAAAGCCCTAGCCACTGGTTTTCATTTCCCCCTGTATGCCAACACCGTGACTCGGCTTCTGGTTGATCTGAACAGATCGGTGGGTCACCCAAAATTATTCTCTGAGTTTACAAGGGATCTTCATCCTGCTGAACGGCAACAACTGTTAAATTCTTTCTATTATCCCCATCGACAGAAAATAGAAGAAAAAATCGAAACAATGATTCGCCGGAAAGGAACAACACTCCATCTCGCCATTCACAGCTTCACCCCTCGATTTCAAGGAACAATCCGCACCGCCGATATCGGCCTGCTTTATGATCCAACCCGTCAAATTGAAAAACAGATCTGCCTTCGGTGGAAGAACATCCTAAAGGTCCTGACCCCAACCCTTCGGATCAGACAAAATTATCCCTACCGAGGAAACGCCGATGGTCTGACCACTGGTCTGCGCCGCTTGTTTCCGGAACATAACTATCTGGGAATTGAAATCGAAATGAACCAGGCCTTGTTGGCCCCAAGTCTCTCCGCTCGGAAAAAGATGGCCTCCCTCCTCTATCGGAGTTTTCGGTTATTAAAGGTGTGTCCTTAG
- a CDS encoding RtcB family protein: MNINQFKQKSETEWWINPFGKMRVPGIIYAQKDLIEKMDQKVFEQVVNVATLPGIQKASYAMPDAHWGYGFPIGGVAAFDPIEGGVISAGGVGFDISCGVRALRTGLKRDDIEKVKPQLADELFRGVPAGLGSVGKIHLNSKQMDEMLLGGAQWAVEQGYGFFEDLQWIEENGRMKGAHPQRVSNQAKKRQKNEMGTLGSGNHYLEVQEVVEVFDPKISSIFGFEQGDILISIHCGSRGLGHQIGTEFLKKMAISAGSFGIELPDRELACAPIQSPLGQEYLGAMRSAMNCALANRQIITHLVREAIDAVLPGVRLDLLYDVSHNTCKQEEHIIHGHPKKLFVHRKGATRAFGPGHPDIPVRFHLSGQPVLIGGTMGTASFVLAGTNENKDLSFGSACHGAGRSMSRHQATRQWKGREVIDQLAQKGILIRSASHRGVAEEAPGAYKDVNAVADAAEKAGLSKKVAKLHPIICVKG; this comes from the coding sequence GTGAATATTAATCAGTTTAAACAGAAATCTGAAACCGAATGGTGGATCAACCCGTTTGGAAAAATGCGTGTTCCGGGAATTATCTACGCCCAAAAGGACCTCATTGAAAAGATGGACCAAAAGGTTTTTGAGCAGGTGGTCAATGTGGCAACCTTACCTGGAATCCAAAAAGCCTCCTATGCCATGCCAGATGCCCATTGGGGTTATGGCTTTCCCATCGGGGGTGTTGCGGCCTTTGACCCTATTGAAGGTGGTGTGATTTCCGCAGGGGGGGTGGGGTTTGATATCTCCTGTGGTGTGCGTGCTTTACGCACCGGATTAAAACGGGATGATATTGAAAAGGTGAAGCCCCAATTGGCGGATGAGCTTTTCCGAGGAGTTCCGGCGGGTTTAGGGAGTGTTGGAAAAATACACCTCAATTCAAAACAAATGGATGAAATGCTTCTCGGGGGAGCCCAATGGGCGGTGGAGCAGGGTTACGGGTTTTTTGAAGATCTCCAATGGATTGAAGAAAACGGAAGGATGAAGGGGGCCCATCCTCAAAGGGTATCCAACCAGGCTAAAAAACGGCAAAAAAATGAGATGGGGACGCTGGGGTCAGGAAATCACTATCTTGAGGTTCAGGAGGTTGTAGAGGTTTTTGATCCAAAAATTTCATCGATCTTTGGTTTTGAACAGGGGGATATTTTAATCAGCATTCATTGTGGTTCCCGGGGATTGGGCCACCAAATCGGCACTGAATTCTTGAAGAAAATGGCTATTTCCGCAGGAAGTTTTGGGATTGAACTGCCTGACCGAGAGTTGGCCTGTGCGCCCATCCAATCACCGCTTGGGCAAGAGTATTTGGGGGCCATGCGTTCAGCAATGAACTGTGCCTTGGCCAATCGGCAAATCATTACCCATTTGGTGAGGGAGGCCATTGACGCGGTATTACCTGGTGTGCGTTTGGATTTACTTTATGACGTTTCCCATAATACCTGCAAGCAGGAAGAACACATTATCCATGGTCATCCAAAAAAATTATTTGTTCACCGAAAAGGGGCAACCCGCGCTTTTGGACCGGGGCACCCGGATATTCCGGTTCGGTTTCACCTCAGTGGACAACCGGTTTTAATCGGTGGAACCATGGGAACGGCCTCATTTGTTTTGGCGGGAACGAATGAAAATAAAGATCTTTCCTTTGGTTCGGCCTGCCATGGAGCGGGGCGAAGCATGAGTCGACACCAGGCTACCCGGCAATGGAAAGGACGGGAAGTCATAGACCAGTTGGCCCAAAAAGGAATCCTCATTCGAAGTGCTTCTCACAGGGGGGTTGCTGAAGAAGCGCCGGGGGCTTATAAAGATGTGAATGCGGTTGCGGATGCCGCTGAAAAGGCCGGTCTCTCCAAAAAAGTTGCAAAACTTCATCCAATCATTTGTGTCAAAGGATAG